AAGTCTCTCTTTTACACGTTTATAAATTACATCCCATAACTCATTAGTTGAAGTGTTTTTTATTGTTATGTCAGTACTATATTTATTAATTAGATTTATATTTTTATTGTAATTATTTTTAATTGGTGACTCTATTAATACCTCTAGCGGACCCCATAACCAGATAATCAATTTCTTTGCTGTTAATAGTTCTCTTTTTCTACCTAGTAATATGAAAGAATAAATTGCATTTATTGATTTCTTGCTTATTATATGATCTATCTTATATAAATCTTTATTTATTTGTGATATACCACTAGTTAATAACCAATGTCCTAATCCATATGAATTATGAATTGAGTTGGCATTGTAATTTGTTTCATTATTAATTTTAAATACTCTGCCGCCACCAAGCAAAATATTGATTGTATCTCTTAAAAGTTCAACAGTAGGATCTTGAATAACGCCTTCACTACCAAAAGTCATCAAATCGGTTGAGGATAATTTAATGCTTTTTGGTATTACAATTAAAATAGGAGATTGATCCCATCTTTCTTTTAACTTAAGGATTTCTAGTTTAATTGAGTTTGAGAGTTCAACTTCTTCAAAGCAAAATAGAATAAGTTTAGGTAATCCAATTATATCTTTTTTGTCTAGGATTATTTCTAAATTATTATCCTGAGATGTTAGCTGCAAAGCCAATGACTCGCCCAATAGTGAAGGCGCTATCATTAAAATTTGTTTTGGTCTTTCTTCGATCAAGTTGAATTCTAGAAACTATCCTTTTAAAGATAACTTGATTTAAAAATACTTCCAGCCCTATCCCATAAATTCAAAAGACCAATCATATTTTCTAAATGTTAGGCAAGATAAGTATCTTTATCATTAAATGAATCTTGAATAAGAAGATTTTTTAGAGTTAATATCGCTTCTTTTAAATCTATTGAGCCGTCATATAGTGCTCTGCCTACGATTATTCCTTCAATACCTTCATTCTCGAAAGCTGCTAGGGAAATTAAATCTGCTATTGAGCCTATCCCTCCTGAGGCAATTACTGGATTAATACTTATTTCAGCCATTTCTCTCAAGGCTTCAACATTAGGTCCTTTTAGAGTGCCATCAGTTGCAATGTCAGTTGATATGATTGCGGCTAATTCAAGATCGTTTAGTTGTTTTGCTAAGTCTAGAGAAGATATTTTGCTTTCTTTTAACCAACCTCGAGTAGCTACCATTCCCTCTTTGGCATCAATTCCTACTGCAACTCTTTGTGGATATTCTTTAGATAGATCTTTTACTAACTCCGGTTTCTCTACCGCAATTGTCCCTAAAATAATTCTGTCTATTCCAATATCGAATAATTCTTTTGCACGATCAATGCTCCTAATTCCACCACCAAGTTGTACGGGTATTGTAATTGATTTTTTTATTTCTTTTATTGTTAGATCATTTATTGGTTCACCAGTCTTAGCACCATCAAGATCTACAAGATGTAGTCGTTTTGCTCCCTGGCTTTCCCACGTTTGAGCTTGTTTTACAGGATCACTATTGAACTTAGTAACTTCATTGTAATTTCCTTGATTTAATCGAACACATTTACCATTCAGTAGATCTATTGCAGGTATGATGTCCATCAAGAAAAAAAATTATTACTATTCATCTAACATCATTTATGTAGCTCTAGGAGATTATCTATAGGCTTTAATATAATTTTTTTAATAAAGTATCTTGAAAGTTCTTTTTTACGGTGGAACAAGGTTTGTAGGAAAAGCTCTTGTCTCGAGATTGCTATCAAAAGGACATGAGATATTTGTATTTACACGTGGAAAATTACCAGTACCAAAAAATATAACTCACCTAAAGGGAGACAGGTTAAATGATGAAGACCTAAAAAAGTTATCTGAGCACACATTTGATCTTATTGTTGATAGCTCTGGACGTAAGTTGGAAGATACGCAAAGACTTCTTGAATTCTCAGGTCTTCCTGATTTTAGATTTATCTATATAAGTTCCGCAGGCGTATATGAAAATACTGGATTATTTCCTGTTAGTGAAGAGAGTCTAATAGATCTTGAAAGCCGTCATATAGGTAAAGCAAAAACAGAGTCTTGGCTGAAAGATGAAGGTATTCCTTTTACGAGTTTTCGTCCGACTTATATTTATGGCCCAGGTAACTACAACCCTATTGAAAAATGGTTTTTTGATCGTATAACTAATGGCCGATCTATTCCTGTTCCTTATGACGGTCAAATCATCACGCAATTAGGACATGTTTCGGATTTGGCCGAGGCTATTTCAAAATCTCTTGAAACAGATAAATCGATTAATCAAATTTATAATTGTTCAGGAACTAAGGCAGTAACTTTTAAAGGCTTAATTGAAACAGCAATTTTAGCTACTGGAAATAGAGTCAATGATTTCAGTTTACGTTCTTTTGATCCTTCAAGACTTGATCCTAAGGCAAGAAAACTTTTCCCTCTAAGATTAACTAATTTCTTTACGGACACTTCAAAAATAGAAAAAGATTTATCTTGGGAGCCTAAATTCGATTTGTTTAATGGTTTAATTGATAGCTATAATAATGATTATCTATTAGCTAATTATGAACAATTTGATTTTAGTTCTGATGAGCTTCTTTTTGATTGAATATATATTTTATTGCTGAACTTAAAGTAAGAAATAATGCTATCCAGAATGATATATAGCCTATTTTATTAATAATATAAATGGTATCATTAGTACCCCAATTGTTGGGCCATAATAATAGAATTATACTAGCAAATTGGAATGTAGTTTTATATTTACCTTGAATTGAGGCTGGACCACCTGAGTTTTTATCAGAACGCCAACTAGTTATTAAGAGTTCTCTCGATATTATTAACCAGACAGTCCATAAGGGTACAAGATTCTCATGCACCAACCAAATCATTGGACCAATTATAAGTATCTTATCTGCCAAAGGATCTAACTTCGCACCAAAAACAGATTTATGATTGTATTTACGTGCAAAAAAACCGTCAAGAAAATCAGTAATACCTGCTATAAGGAATAGAAAAATAAAAATATCATTGTTACCATTCATTAGTAAAATAATTATTGGTAACCCAAGTAATATTCTTGAAAATGTCAGGCCATTTATAATTCTCGGCCAAGTAAAAAATTTATTAGGATTGTTAATTTTTTTGTTCACTTTGTTTTTACTCTTATTTAGTAATTTTGTTTAAAAATCCTTAAGTATGTCCTATATAGAACCTATTATATTATACTAAGAATTAAAATAGTGAAATTATGACTGCATTTCTCATTTTCATGTTTTTCTTATCATTAGGAATAATGGCATTTATCGTAAGAAAATTAGATCAAGAATAACTTAAATGTCTTAATTACTAATAATATTAATATTATGGAACATCATTTTTATAATTTTTCTACAGGAGTAGATGTCTATAAATCATTAAATGAGTTGCATAAAGATCATAACTCTACATCGTTTTTAATAAGCGCTGTTGGCGACCTTTCAAAAGTTTCATTTAAGTGCCCTTTAAATGATAAACCGGTAATTTTTGAAAAGAAATTGGAGATAATAACTTTAAGTGGTTATATAAGATCAACCGAGTCTCATCTTCACATAAGTGCATCTGATGAGAATTGCAGTGTATTCGGGGGACATCTTCTTGCGGGATCAATTGTCCTCAAATCATTAGATGTCTTGATTGGAGTTATTCCTAATCTTAATAAGACATCAATTGGTAGCTCAAGAAATATTCCTGCAACCGTTGATATTTATATTCTGCCTGATTGTCCTTGGTCAAAAAGAGCTCTTAAACTTCTTGATTCTTTTCATTTAAAATATAATTCTCATATATTTACTAATGATGAAGAATTTAATAAAATTAGTAATATAACTTCTATTTCTACTTTTCCACAAATATTTATAAATAATCAATTTATTGGTGGTTATTCTGAGCTTTCTAATATGTCGTCTAAAGGTGCTTTGAAGGGACTTATTTATTAACGCTTTATTTAAAATTAATTTTCGGGGTTATTTTTTTATCTAATATTAAAAATTTTTATATCTCTTTTTTAATATTCGACTAATAGATCTAAAATTTTCTTTATTAATTTATATTATATATATTAGCTAACTGGATGTTTTTTTTTGCTCACATTTATAGATTTAAAATTTTTCTTTATTAGAGTTATTGATAACGGAAAATATAATTTATGGATGATCCTTTATCTATTAAACCCCTATGTGATGCCGATATTGAATTTGTTACTGAAATTTCTAGAAAAGAAGGATTTGCCCCAGGAGTTGGTGATTTAGGAATATATAAAAATACAGACAAACAGGGACTTTGGGTTGGTTGGTTGAATGACAATCCTATTGGATGTATCGCTGGTGTTCGATATAATCAATATTACGGATTTCTTGGATTGTTTATAGTAATTGAAAAGTATAGGGGTAGAGGTTTTGGCCTGCAGCTTTGGAAAAAGGCATTAAGTCATTTAAGCGATTTACCATGTGTTGGTTTAGAGGCAGCTCCAGAGAGAATCACTGATTACTCAAAATGGGGCTTTACTAGTTCCTCAAAAACAACTAGATGGCAATGGTTGGGCGATGGGAAATTACTTGAGGAATACTCTAAGAATGATGATTTAGAAGATTTCAGCTTCGTTGAAGGCTCCTCAATACCTCAAGATGCCGTAGAGAGATTTGACGAAGAGAGAGAAACAACGCCAAGACCTCATTTTTTATCGGATTGGCTGAATCATCCAGCTGGAAAAGTAATTGCAGTTATTGATAAAGAAAACCGATGTCATGGCTTTGGGCGAATAAGACCATGCCTTTTAAAAAACGGAGATGGATGGAGAATTGGTCCTTTAATGGCTGATACTCAAAAGCTTTTGATGATTTTATTGAAAAAATTAATTGAGAGCCATCCTGGATTGATAATCATCGATGCTCCTGGCCTTAATAAGTCAGCTGGAGAAGTTTTTAAAAAACTGGGTTTTAAATCAGAATCTGAAACTTTTAGGATGTATAGAGGTTCTCAACCTCCGGTTTCTATGAATGATGTGTATGGTTTGGCTTGCTTGGAATTGGGTTAAGACTTTCTTTTTTCATGCATTGGAATTTGAGTTTCCTCTGTGAATTTGTTTTTCTTCATTCAATTGAGATTCTAATTGATCAATAAGTGCCGTAACTAATGATTGGAATTCTGGTTGGCATCCTCTGAATGCAGCTTTATGTCTTATTGATTCGTTCCTTGTTCTTAGATCAGTAAGCATTAGCTGCAACGCGTCAATTTTAGCGTTGTTGTTCATAGCGAATTTAAGTTTTTATAGTCAAATACTAAACGCCTTTATTGCCTTACTCATAGTTGTCTTGGGATTCTCTTTGTTACTAGTAATCTCGATAATTTTTTTGATCGAATCTTTTGTTTTTAAGGCTTCTATACAGGCTTTTGCAACCAGTCTTCTGGGGATCGAACCTTCCTCTTGAGTTTTTTCACCAGAAAACAAAATGTTCTGATTTTTTAAATTAGTTTCATTCTCATTCAAACCTCCAGGACGTATGACAGTCCAATTTAGCCCACTTTTTTGTAGAGATCTTTCGCCTAATCTTTTCCATATAAGTATGAGACCAAATAAATTTAGAGGGTGTATCAATTTCCCTGCACAAAGTGAACTAACAAGAATAACCCTTTTTAACTTTTGTCTTTTACAACTTTCAATTTGTTTTTGGATATTAAAATAATCTACTTTTGCTGGACCTGTTAAATCTATAGATGGCCTTGCACCTGTTGCTATAACTAGGCTTTCACAACCTTGTAATGCATAATCAAGAGTGGTCCCATTAGTGTCTGACAAAACGTACCTTTCACAACCTTTTATCGCTTCAGGAATCTCAGACTGTGATCTAACTATCAATCTCACCTCATATCCAGCTGAAATTGCTTCCTCTGCTACTCGGAAACCTGTTTTCCCCGAAGCTCCTGTTATGGCTAATTTCATTAAAAATAATTTTCTTTTCTATGTTTCTAGCAAGAAATACTCCTTTTTGTTGAGATAATAAAATTAATAGATAATTATTAAGCCTTTCTACAAATAATTGGTTTCTTTCTATTAGGGTAAAGTTCCATGCACAGGTTACAGATAGTACCATTACATCCTCTTGCTGAGCAATATTCTCTTCCGTAAAAGATAATTTGTAGATGTAACTTATTCCATCGATCTTTTGGAAAAAGTTTTTTTAGATCCTTTTCAGTTTGTATAACATTTTTACCTGATGATAATCCCCATCTCTGAGACAATCTATGTATGTGTGTATCGACAGGAAATGATGGGACACCAAATACTTGAGACATAACAACACTTGCTGTCTTGTGACCAACGCCAGGCAGTGACTCAAGCTCCTCAAATGAATTTGGAACTATATTGTTGAATTTTTCATAAATAATCCTAGATAAGTTGTAAGTATTTTTTGCTTTAGTTTTTGCAAGCCCAAGTTGTTTTATATAATTGTATATTTTCTGCTCACCTAATATATACATTTTCTTAGCTGAGGGGGCAACCATGAAAAGTTCTTTAGTTAATTCATTGACTTTCTTATCTGTTGATTGTGCACTTAATACAACTGCTACGAGTAGCGTGAAACTATTTTGATGATCTAAGGGTATCGGTGTATCAGGATATATTTCTTCAAGTCTCTTAATTATTATTTTTACTCTTTCATCTTTTTTCATTGCAGTATAAATATCATGGTTTTTAAAGTTACCTAATTAAAACAATTTAGCTGAGGCTAGAGACTTTGATGGGAAAAGATCGTATCATTTTATACTTATAGTTGTAATTTCTGTCCAAAGATTTTTCCTTTTGTGGTTAGTTTGTTTTTAATGGATTTCTAGTGAATAGAATAAACAAAAATAGTTTTGGTGAATACTGAACTAGAAATCCAAAATTTATGGCACGAGTTTAAACCTAACAAAAATAATAATTGGGTTTTAAAAGATATCAATTTATCTCTAAGACCTGGAGAATTAGTTGGTTTGTTAGGCCCTTCCGGTTGCGGTAAAACTACCCTTCTAAGATTAATAGCAGGTTTTGAAAAGCCTAAACGTGGATTAATAAAAAAAGAAGGGCAACTAATCTCAGATAATCAATATCTTCTATCTCCTGAGCGAAGGCAAATAGGCATGGTTTTTCAAGATTATGCTCTTTTCCCTCATTTAAATGTTTGGGATAATGTTTGCTTTGGCATAAATAAGAAAGATCAATCTATAAAAAGAGCAAACTGGCTATTAAATCTATTGGATATTTATGAGTTTAAAAATAGATTTCCTCACGAACTCTCAGGAGGTCAGAGTCAAAGAGTGGCATTGGCTCGTGCTTTGGCCCCTGGTACTTCTTTAGTTTTGCTGGATGAACCCTTTTGTGCTCTAGATGTTGAAGTTAGATCTAGATTAAGGTCAGAACTATCTTCTGTTTTAAAATCTTGCTCAGCATCTGCACTTTTAGTTACTCATGATCCTCATGAAGCATTAGCTATTTGTGATCGGGTGGCTGTATTAAGAAGGGGAGAGATTCAGCAATATGCAACTCCTTTTGAGATGGTTTCAAACCCATCAAATGATTTTGTAGGTCAATTTGTACTTCAAAAAAATATTTTGCCTATTCGATACATTAAAGATTCCTATTGTACATGTATAGGTAAATTGAATTTTCCTACTGATACCAAGATATCATCTGAATCTGTTTGTATGTTTGATAAAAATGCAATTCGGATACAAGCTTGTGCAGATGATGACTTTATAGTTATTTCAAAAGAATATCGCATCAATCATTATGTCTATACTGTAATTAATAAAGACCTAAAGTTAAGATCAGAGATGAGCTTGGATACACATTTATCTATTGGAGATAAATGCAAAGTTCAAACAATACATGAAAAAAGTTTTTTGGTTTTACCTGAAAATATTAAATCTAATTTCTAAATAGTTTAAATGCTTAATTAAGTATATATTTAATTTTTTGACGCAATTGAGATTCATTATCAAATAAATAAATATCAAATTTTAAGTTAATAACAACAATATGATACAAAAAGAGCTATCATTTGAATGAACAAAAAATTAGTTTTTGCGTTCTTTGCCCTAGCTTTTTTTTGTTATGCAATCAGCTACATCCAGTTCAATAGGTATTAACGTAGGTCCTTCAGGCCGTGCTATTGCGCAGCCTATGGATGTTGATCTTCTTGAGGCTCTTTATCAACATACTTCTCTTGAAAGGGTATCAAGCGCACAATATTTAGCTATGTCTCTTTGGTTCCTAGAAAGAGAACTAAGAGGTTTTTCTTCATTTTTCAAGAAAGAATCTTTATCTGAGCAGGAGCATGGATTTATCTTCGCTAAATATATGATTGCTCGAGGTCAAACAGTTGAGCTTGAAGAAGTAACTAAACCAATACAAGAATGGCAGACGGTCCAGGAATTAGTTGCTTTGTCTTTCCAAATGGAGTCTGACGTAACAACATCTGTTCAACAGCTTTATTCAATGGCAGAGAGATCAAATGATACTCGTACTACGGTATTCCTTGATCCTGTTATAGACGAGCAAATTAAATCAGAAGATGAAATGGCTTATTTGCTAGGTAAAGTTAAATTTGCTAATAATGATCCTTCAGCTTTATTCATAATTGATAATGAATTAAATATTAATTAAATTTATTATTTCTTTGGACTTATATTTGTTGAAAAGAATTAGATCTTTTAGTTATTTCTAATAGAAATTCTAGAGACAAATCATGAGAATTTTTTTTGAACATACTCTCAGAAATTGCTAATATTTTTATTTTATTTTTATTTAGTTTATCCAGCTCTAGCCTTAATCTTTTTGATAGAGATTTATTATGACAAGTCTTTAAAGAGCTATTAATGTTTTTGGATCTAACCTTTATAAATTCTATCTCTTTGCAGAGTGAAAAAACAATAGATTCTGAACAGGAAAATATATTTTTATTCATTATTTATTAGGCTGTTAATGGTGATGACTCAATGAACTCCGGCGAAAGACTTAGAGTTGGATCACCTGATGGCGCTTTTAGTAAATCTGCTGTTCTCAGTCTTGAAATTAAACGAGTAGAAGTAACCCTTGTCGACCCAATTAGCTCTCCAATTCTTTCATGAGTAAGTCTGAATGGTAATTGGCACCAATCACCACATCTTTTACCAAGTCGATT
The sequence above is drawn from the Prochlorococcus marinus str. MIT 1013 genome and encodes:
- a CDS encoding ABC transporter ATP-binding protein; the encoded protein is MNTELEIQNLWHEFKPNKNNNWVLKDINLSLRPGELVGLLGPSGCGKTTLLRLIAGFEKPKRGLIKKEGQLISDNQYLLSPERRQIGMVFQDYALFPHLNVWDNVCFGINKKDQSIKRANWLLNLLDIYEFKNRFPHELSGGQSQRVALARALAPGTSLVLLDEPFCALDVEVRSRLRSELSSVLKSCSASALLVTHDPHEALAICDRVAVLRRGEIQQYATPFEMVSNPSNDFVGQFVLQKNILPIRYIKDSYCTCIGKLNFPTDTKISSESVCMFDKNAIRIQACADDDFIVISKEYRINHYVYTVINKDLKLRSEMSLDTHLSIGDKCKVQTIHEKSFLVLPENIKSNF
- the nth gene encoding endonuclease III, with the protein product MKKDERVKIIIKRLEEIYPDTPIPLDHQNSFTLLVAVVLSAQSTDKKVNELTKELFMVAPSAKKMYILGEQKIYNYIKQLGLAKTKAKNTYNLSRIIYEKFNNIVPNSFEELESLPGVGHKTASVVMSQVFGVPSFPVDTHIHRLSQRWGLSSGKNVIQTEKDLKKLFPKDRWNKLHLQIIFYGREYCSARGCNGTICNLCMELYPNRKKPIICRKA
- a CDS encoding GNAT family N-acetyltransferase, producing the protein MDDPLSIKPLCDADIEFVTEISRKEGFAPGVGDLGIYKNTDKQGLWVGWLNDNPIGCIAGVRYNQYYGFLGLFIVIEKYRGRGFGLQLWKKALSHLSDLPCVGLEAAPERITDYSKWGFTSSSKTTRWQWLGDGKLLEEYSKNDDLEDFSFVEGSSIPQDAVERFDEERETTPRPHFLSDWLNHPAGKVIAVIDKENRCHGFGRIRPCLLKNGDGWRIGPLMADTQKLLMILLKKLIESHPGLIIIDAPGLNKSAGEVFKKLGFKSESETFRMYRGSQPPVSMNDVYGLACLELG
- a CDS encoding SDR family oxidoreductase produces the protein MKLAITGASGKTGFRVAEEAISAGYEVRLIVRSQSEIPEAIKGCERYVLSDTNGTTLDYALQGCESLVIATGARPSIDLTGPAKVDYFNIQKQIESCKRQKLKRVILVSSLCAGKLIHPLNLFGLILIWKRLGERSLQKSGLNWTVIRPGGLNENETNLKNQNILFSGEKTQEEGSIPRRLVAKACIEALKTKDSIKKIIEITSNKENPKTTMSKAIKAFSI
- the hisA gene encoding 1-(5-phosphoribosyl)-5-[(5-phosphoribosylamino)methylideneamino]imidazole-4-carboxamide isomerase — protein: MDIIPAIDLLNGKCVRLNQGNYNEVTKFNSDPVKQAQTWESQGAKRLHLVDLDGAKTGEPINDLTIKEIKKSITIPVQLGGGIRSIDRAKELFDIGIDRIILGTIAVEKPELVKDLSKEYPQRVAVGIDAKEGMVATRGWLKESKISSLDLAKQLNDLELAAIISTDIATDGTLKGPNVEALREMAEISINPVIASGGIGSIADLISLAAFENEGIEGIIVGRALYDGSIDLKEAILTLKNLLIQDSFNDKDTYLA
- a CDS encoding NAD-dependent epimerase/dehydratase family protein, encoding MKVLFYGGTRFVGKALVSRLLSKGHEIFVFTRGKLPVPKNITHLKGDRLNDEDLKKLSEHTFDLIVDSSGRKLEDTQRLLEFSGLPDFRFIYISSAGVYENTGLFPVSEESLIDLESRHIGKAKTESWLKDEGIPFTSFRPTYIYGPGNYNPIEKWFFDRITNGRSIPVPYDGQIITQLGHVSDLAEAISKSLETDKSINQIYNCSGTKAVTFKGLIETAILATGNRVNDFSLRSFDPSRLDPKARKLFPLRLTNFFTDTSKIEKDLSWEPKFDLFNGLIDSYNNDYLLANYEQFDFSSDELLFD
- a CDS encoding PCC domain-containing protein, whose amino-acid sequence is MEHHFYNFSTGVDVYKSLNELHKDHNSTSFLISAVGDLSKVSFKCPLNDKPVIFEKKLEIITLSGYIRSTESHLHISASDENCSVFGGHLLAGSIVLKSLDVLIGVIPNLNKTSIGSSRNIPATVDIYILPDCPWSKRALKLLDSFHLKYNSHIFTNDEEFNKISNITSISTFPQIFINNQFIGGYSELSNMSSKGALKGLIY
- the pgsA gene encoding CDP-diacylglycerol--glycerol-3-phosphate 3-phosphatidyltransferase produces the protein MNKKINNPNKFFTWPRIINGLTFSRILLGLPIIILLMNGNNDIFIFLFLIAGITDFLDGFFARKYNHKSVFGAKLDPLADKILIIGPMIWLVHENLVPLWTVWLIISRELLITSWRSDKNSGGPASIQGKYKTTFQFASIILLLWPNNWGTNDTIYIINKIGYISFWIALFLTLSSAIKYIFNQKEAHQN
- a CDS encoding ferritin, which produces MQSATSSSIGINVGPSGRAIAQPMDVDLLEALYQHTSLERVSSAQYLAMSLWFLERELRGFSSFFKKESLSEQEHGFIFAKYMIARGQTVELEEVTKPIQEWQTVQELVALSFQMESDVTTSVQQLYSMAERSNDTRTTVFLDPVIDEQIKSEDEMAYLLGKVKFANNDPSALFIIDNELNIN